The Microbulbifer pacificus sequence GATATCGACCGGGACCAGGTATATATAGCCGGCCTTTCTTCCGGTGCGGTCTTCGCCAATACCACGGCCTGCATAGCTCCCGATGTCTTTGCGGGTATGGGTATCAGCGCCGGACCGAGTATTGGCACCAGTGCCACTGGAGCCATCCGCAATTGTGAAACGGCCGACGTCGCCAATCGCTGTCGCCGTTATGCCGACCGTTACGACAGATACCTCAATTCCCAGATTGCGTCCGTGGCTCACGGCACTGGCGACTCAGTTGTGGACCGATGTTACAACACACAGAATTCAGAGGGGATGGCAGAGGTATACGGTATCGAGCGGTTGCCGGACACCAAAACCTTTGGCAACGGCAACAGAACAGCCAGTGAAACCCTATGGCGGGACGGCCGGGTTTCCATGTTGTGGCTGAACGATGTCGATCACACCTGGTCTGGCGGCGAGGGCGCGAGCGGTAACTATATCAGTGACGCCGGAGTCAATTATGCTCGTTATCTGGGCCAGTATTTTATTGACAATAACAAACGGGTGAACCGCGACGTGGTTTCGGAGTGAGCCCCCCGCTTTGTATCCATCGGATCTCAAGCTACAGGTAGAAGCACATCAGCCCGATCAGCCCCCTAAATCAGGCTTCGGCCAGGCGTCAATACCCATGGGTGATTTTTTGCACAGATTGAGGTATTATCCGCTGCTCATACATGAATAGTGGACAAAAAAGTGGCTAAGAAAGCATCCAGCGTGAACAAACGGGGCAAGGAAACTGTGTCAACCGAGTCACGTGAAGCAATTGAAGCGCAAGTTCAGGCCTTTCTCGCGAACGGCGGACAAATCGAGCAGATTCCTAAGGGCGTCAGCGGGCAGACCAATACAGCCGGTCCGAAACATATTACTCTCGGCAAAAAACCCCGCGCCTGAAGCCAGGCCTGAGGGCCGGAAACAATCAGCGCATCGCCACAAGGCGAGACGAAAACTAAAAAGGCGGGGGGTTCCCGCCTTTTTTAATCTGAGATCAACCGTGATCAGGGCATTTCGTCCAGGTCTGCCCCCTCTTTCACTGGCGGCATCAGGTCTTCTTTAGTGGTGTTCATCGCCATAAGGATGTTCGCCGCCACATATACCGAAGAGAAAGTACCGATCACAATACCGACGATCAGAGCCAGCGAGAAATTGTGAATCAGCTCGCCACCAAAGAACTGCAGTGCCCACAGTACCAGCAAGGTGGTGAACGAGGTCATAAAGGTACGGCTCAGGGTCTGGCTCATGGAAATGTTGATGACCTCGGCCGGCTCGGCCTGACGCACCTTGCGGAAGTTCTCCCGGATACGGTCAAACACCACAATGGTGTCGTTAATGGAGTAACCGATTACCGCCAGTACCGCAGCCAGCACCGTCAGATCAAAATCCAGCCGGAAGATGGCGAAAAAACCCAGAACAATGATCACGTCATGAATCAACGCCACCACGGCGCCCACGGCAAACTTGTACTGGAATCGCAGCGCGACATAAGCCATCACCACCGCAAGAGCAAACAGCATTCCTAGGCCACCGTCATCCCGCAGCTCTTCACCGATCTGTGGGCCAACCATTTCTACCCTGCGCAAGTCGACACGGCCATCACTGTGTGCCCTTAACACGCCCGCCACTTTGTCGCCAATAGAGTTGTTGGCTTCGGCTGTGCGGGCATCTTGCTGGGCTTGTGATTGCGCCACTTCCGGCGGCAGTTTGATCAGCAGTTCGCTGTCAGAACCAAAACGCACCACTGCCGCGCCTTTGAAACCAGCCTGATCGAGCTGCGCGCGCACATCTTCGATCTTGGGTGCGCGCTCA is a genomic window containing:
- a CDS encoding alpha/beta hydrolase family esterase yields the protein MGKIKHIVQALRLGLLLAVVTCNTYAGSWQKDVAIGGFDRVHIYTPDTLSPIGRGRSLLVVLHGCVQPIDAYLTANLDIAAEEFGMVVAVPEAVHKAGYNCWSYWEGTKSRSSGDYKNLIDLANTLSGDTSRDIDRDQVYIAGLSSGAVFANTTACIAPDVFAGMGISAGPSIGTSATGAIRNCETADVANRCRRYADRYDRYLNSQIASVAHGTGDSVVDRCYNTQNSEGMAEVYGIERLPDTKTFGNGNRTASETLWRDGRVSMLWLNDVDHTWSGGEGASGNYISDAGVNYARYLGQYFIDNNKRVNRDVVSE
- the secF gene encoding protein translocase subunit SecF, which produces MSNTKEENGKITEYMGKRVYDFMRWRKLASAFSIALVVASIVALAVNGLKLGLDFTGGTQIEVGYERAPKIEDVRAQLDQAGFKGAAVVRFGSDSELLIKLPPEVAQSQAQQDARTAEANNSIGDKVAGVLRAHSDGRVDLRRVEMVGPQIGEELRDDGGLGMLFALAVVMAYVALRFQYKFAVGAVVALIHDVIIVLGFFAIFRLDFDLTVLAAVLAVIGYSINDTIVVFDRIRENFRKVRQAEPAEVINISMSQTLSRTFMTSFTTLLVLWALQFFGGELIHNFSLALIVGIVIGTFSSVYVAANILMAMNTTKEDLMPPVKEGADLDEMP